The following coding sequences lie in one Phragmites australis chromosome 8, lpPhrAust1.1, whole genome shotgun sequence genomic window:
- the LOC133927099 gene encoding probable sucrose-phosphate synthase 3 isoform X5, producing MSEDLFEGVKGEDAGDPSVAYGDSTTGSTPRISSVDKLYIVLISLHGLIRGENMELGRDSDTGGQVKYVVELAKALSSSPGVYRVDLLTREILAPNFDRGYGETAEVLASTSFKNFKYERGENSGAYIIRIPFGPKDKYLAKEHIWPFIQEFVDGALGHIVRMSKTIGEEIGSGCPVWPAVIHGHYASAGVAAALLSGALNVPMVFTGHFLGKDKLEGLLKQGRQTREQINMTYKIMCRIEAEEVSLDASEIVIASTRQEIEEQWNLYDGFEVMLARKLRALVKRGANCYGRYMPRMVIIPPGVEFGHMVHDFDMDGNEDSPSPASEDPSIWSEIMRFFTNPRKPMILAIARPYAEKNITTLVKAFGECHPLRELANLTLIMGNREAISKMHKISAAVLTSVLTLIDEYDLYGQVAYPKYHKHSEIPDIYRLAARTKGAFVNVAYFEQFGVTLIEAAMHGLPVIATKNGAPVEIHQVLDNGLLVDPHDQDAIADALYKMLSEKQFWSRCRENGLKNIHQFSWPEHCKNYLSRILTLGPRHPAFASKENKKVPMKGRKHIVVIAVDSVTKEDLMQIIRNSIEATHTGTLSGSTGFVLSTSLTIAEIHSLLICTGMLPTDFDAFICNSGSDIYYPSQSSDMPSNSRLIFALDHSYRSHIEYRWGGEGLRKYLVKWAYSVVERRGRTEKQVIFEDPKHSSTYRLAFKVVNPNHLPPLKELQKLMRIQSLRCHALYNHGATRLSVIPIHASRSQALRYLSIRWGIELPDAVVIVGETGDSDYEELFGGLHKTVILKGGFNTPANRIHTVRRYPLQDVVSLDSSNIIGIEGCSTGDIRSALQQLIPTQ from the exons ATGTCTGAAGATCTCTTTGAAGGAGTGAAGGGAGAGGATGCTGGTGATCCATCTGTTGCCTACGGTGACAGCACAACTGGGAGCACACCTAGGATCAGTTCAGTTGACAAGCTATACATAGTGTTGATCAG CCTTCATGGCCTGATCCGTGGAGAGAATATGGAGCTTGGCCGTGATTCAGATACTGGTGGCCAG GTCAAATATGTCGTGGAACTTGCTAAAGCATTAAGTTCATCTCCTGGAGTTTACCGGGTTGATCTATTGACGAGAGAAATCTTAGCCCCAAATTTTGATCGTGGCTATGGTGAAACAGCCGAGGTGCTGGCTTCCACAAGCTTCAAGAACTTTAAATATGAAAGAGGAGAGAACAGTGGCGCATATATCATCAGAATACCATTTGGGCCCAAAGACAAGTATCTAGCTAAAGAACATATCTGGCCTTTCATTCAAGAATTTGTTGATGGTGCTTTGGGTCATATAGTGCGGATGTCAAAAACTATAGGTGAAGAAATCGGCAGTGGCTGTCCAGTGTGGCCTGCTGTGATTCATGGCCATTATGCCAGTGCAGGAGTTGCTGCTGCTCTACTATCTGGAGCACTTAATGTTCCCATGGTGTTTACAGGGCATTTTCTTGGGAAAGATAAGTTGGAAGGGCTTCTCAAGCAAGGGAGACAAACGAGAGAACAAATAAACATGACATACAAAATAATGTGCCGAATTGAGGCAGAGGAGGTGTCTCTTGATGCATCTGAAATAGTTATAGCAAGCACCAGGCAGGAGATAGAAGAGCAATGGAACTTGTATGATGGTTTTGAGGTCATGCTTGCAAGGAAGCTTCGTGCACTAGTCAAGCGTGGTGCCAACTGTTATGGTCGTTATATGCCTCGTATGGTT ATTATTCCTCCAGGTGTTGAATTCGGTCATATGGTTCATGATTTTGATATGGATGGAAATGAAGATAGCCCATCTCCAGCCTCTGAGGATCCATCTATTTGGTCTGAG ATAATGCGGTTCTTCACAAATCCTAGGAAACCTATGATTCTGGCCATTGCCCGTCCTTATGCTGAAAAGAATATTACAACACTTGTGAAGGCATTTGGTGAATGCCATCCATTGAGGGAACTTGCTAACCTT ACACTGATAATGGGTAACCGTGAGGCTATTTCCAAAATGCATAAAATCAGTGCAGCTGTTCTGACATCGGTGCTTACATTGATTGATGAATATGATTTATATGGTCAAGTGGCATACCCAAAATATCACAAACACTCTGAAATTCCTGATATTTATCGTTTAGCAGCGAGAACGAAG GGCGCTTTTGTAAATGTTGCTTACTTTGAACAGTTTGGTGTCACCTTGATTGAG gCTGCCATGCACGGTTTGCCTGTAATTGCAACAAAAAATGGGGCTCCTGTTGAAATTCATCAG GTTCTAGACAATGGTCTCCTTGTTGACCCCCATGATCAGGATGCAATTGCAGATGCCCTCTACAAGATGCTTTCTGAAAAGCAGTTTTGGTCAAGATGTCGAGAGAATGGACTGAAAAATATACACCAGTTTTCTTGGCCTGAGCATTGCAAGAATTACCTGTCAAGGATATTAACTCTTGGCCCAAGGCATCCTGCTTTTGCGagcaaagaaaacaagaaggtGCCTATGAAGGGAAGGAAACATATCGTCGTTATTGCTGTGGACTCTGTTACTAAGGAAGATCTAATGCAAATTATCAGAAATTCTATTGAGGCTACACACACTGGAACTTTGTCAGGTTCAACAGGTTTCGTGCTGTCGACTTCACTGACAATAGCAGAGATACATTCTCTATTAATATGTACAGGCATGCTTCCTACTGATTTTGATGCCTTCATATGCAATAGTGGGAGTGATATATATTATCCTTCACAGTCTAGTGATATGCCAAGTAATTCCCGTCTTATATTTGCATTGGACCATAGTTACCGATCACATATTGAGTACCGTTGGGGAGGAGAAGGTTTAAGGAAGTACTTAGTAAAGTGGGCTTATTCAGTAGTAGAAAGAAGGGGAAGAACTGAAAAGCAAGTCATTTTTGAAGATCCAAAACACTCTTCAACATATCGGCTTGCATTTAAAGTCGTTAATCCAAATCAT TTGCCTCCTTTGAAGGAGCTGCAGAAGTTGATGAGAATCCAGTCACTGCGTTGTCATGCTCTGTATAACCATGGTGCTACCAGGCTATCTGTAATTCCAATTCATGCTTCCCGATCTCAAGCTCTAAG GTATTTGTCTATTCGCTGGGGCATAGAGTTGCCTGATGCTGTGGTTATTGTTGGTGAAACTGGTGATTCTGATTACGAGGAACTGTTTGGAGGCCTTCACAAGACAGTTATCCTTAAGGGTGGATTCAACACTCCTGCAAATAGGATTCACACAGTCAGAAGGTATCCTTTACAAGATGTTGTATCACTTGATAGCTCAAATATCATTGGAATTGAGGGTTGCAGCACTGGTGACATAAGGTCTGCTCTGCAACAGCTTATACCCACACAGTAA